A genomic region of Salvelinus alpinus chromosome 12, SLU_Salpinus.1, whole genome shotgun sequence contains the following coding sequences:
- the LOC139535968 gene encoding repressor of RNA polymerase III transcription MAF1 homolog isoform X1 codes for MLRAAAISYLFGPDCNIILVWTRLQYHSRLDQTAISYSFGPDCIRIESYSCKMAGEDKQMFKQFCQEGLPHVLEALSPPQSSGISPNKLSQSQSGDEGEGPLSDKCSRKTLFYLIATLNESFRPDYDFSRTKSHDFSRELSVNWVFNAVNSSLSAAVGEDYSLLQPQLWEAINAEICLTECDIYSYNPDLDSDPYGEEGNMWSFNYFFYNTRLKRIVFFTCRSVSLFMAPRDSGIGNELDLELDEDFYENMDEDSGYGALCAQ; via the exons ATGCTTAGGGCGGCAGCAATATCATACTTGTTTGGACCAGACTGCAATatcatactcgtttggaccagactGCAATATCATTCTCGTTTGGACCAGACTGCAATatcatactcgtttggaccagactGCATCAG GATCGAGAGCTACTCTTGCAAGATGGCAGGCGAGGACAAGCAGATGTTCAAGCAGTTCTGTCAGGAGGGACTGCCTCATGTCCTGGAAGCCCTGTCCCCTCCACAGTCCTCAGGAATAAGCCCCAACAA GTTGAGCCAGAGTCAGAGTGGAGATGAGGGGGAAGGGCCTCTCTCTGACAAGTGCAGCAGGAAGACCCTCTTTTACCTGATCGCCACCCTCAACGAATCCTTCCGCCCCGACTATGACTTCAGCCGCACGAAGAGCCACGACTTTAGCAGAGAGCTCAGCGTTAACTGG GTGTTCAACGCGGTGAACAGTAGTCTGTCGGCGGCGGTCGGGGAGGATTATAGTCTGCTTCAGCCCCAGCTGTGGGAGGCCATCAACGCTGAGATCTGCCTGACCGAGTGTGACATCTACAG CTACAACCCAGACCTGGACTCTGACCCGTACGGAGAGGAGGGCAACATGTGGTCCTTCAACTATTTCTTCTACAACACAAGGCTGAAGAGGATTGTCTTCTTCACATGCCGCTCGGTCAG TTTATTCATGGCACCACGGGACTCTGGCATTGGCAATGAACTGGACCTGGAGCTGGATGAAGATTTTTATGAGAACATGGATGAAGATAG CGGGTATGGTGCCCTGTGTGCCCAGTGA
- the LOC139535968 gene encoding repressor of RNA polymerase III transcription MAF1 homolog isoform X2 produces the protein MKLLENSSFEAINTRLTIETGDCQIIGRIESYSCKMAGEDKQMFKQFCQEGLPHVLEALSPPQSSGISPNKLSQSQSGDEGEGPLSDKCSRKTLFYLIATLNESFRPDYDFSRTKSHDFSRELSVNWVFNAVNSSLSAAVGEDYSLLQPQLWEAINAEICLTECDIYSYNPDLDSDPYGEEGNMWSFNYFFYNTRLKRIVFFTCRSVSLFMAPRDSGIGNELDLELDEDFYENMDEDSGYGALCAQ, from the exons ATGAAACTCCTGGAGAATTCTAGTTTTGAAGCCATAAACACAAGACTCACCATTGAAACGGGGGACTGTCAGATAATAGGAAG GATCGAGAGCTACTCTTGCAAGATGGCAGGCGAGGACAAGCAGATGTTCAAGCAGTTCTGTCAGGAGGGACTGCCTCATGTCCTGGAAGCCCTGTCCCCTCCACAGTCCTCAGGAATAAGCCCCAACAA GTTGAGCCAGAGTCAGAGTGGAGATGAGGGGGAAGGGCCTCTCTCTGACAAGTGCAGCAGGAAGACCCTCTTTTACCTGATCGCCACCCTCAACGAATCCTTCCGCCCCGACTATGACTTCAGCCGCACGAAGAGCCACGACTTTAGCAGAGAGCTCAGCGTTAACTGG GTGTTCAACGCGGTGAACAGTAGTCTGTCGGCGGCGGTCGGGGAGGATTATAGTCTGCTTCAGCCCCAGCTGTGGGAGGCCATCAACGCTGAGATCTGCCTGACCGAGTGTGACATCTACAG CTACAACCCAGACCTGGACTCTGACCCGTACGGAGAGGAGGGCAACATGTGGTCCTTCAACTATTTCTTCTACAACACAAGGCTGAAGAGGATTGTCTTCTTCACATGCCGCTCGGTCAG TTTATTCATGGCACCACGGGACTCTGGCATTGGCAATGAACTGGACCTGGAGCTGGATGAAGATTTTTATGAGAACATGGATGAAGATAG CGGGTATGGTGCCCTGTGTGCCCAGTGA